The genome window TTCATCCTGTACCCCGTTTTTCCCGCGATCCTGATTTCCATCCCGCTCACCTGTCCTTTCGTTTGCTTCCCTCTCGGTACAGGACCATTATGGGCGACGGAAAGGTGCGTTTTTACCCCATTTTCGTTATTTATGACATTTTCTTAATATTTTCGTAAATTTCTTGTCGGAATATGAAAAGGTCATTTCCCCTGAAAATATCAACATAAAAACTGCCAATGGCATTCCTGAAATCAGAATCCATTGGCAGCCATATTTATTTCCGTTTTTTTAGATACAAATCATTATCTGTATTTGATAGCCATGTACAGTTCCAGCCTGGTCTTCGGTCCAACAATGCCATCCGCCGTCAGTTTGTGCGCTTTCTGGAAAGCTTTAACTGCCTTCTCCGTTTTTGCGCCAAAGTCACCGTCTACAGCAATATTGTATCCCAGTGATTTCAAATCCTGCTGAAGTACTCTAACTTTGCTGCCTTTACTGCCTTTTTTCAGGTTCTTTGAACCATACCGGGCATTTGCACTGCCCTGTTCAGGCTCACTTGGAGTACTGGGCTTCTTATCAGTAAGATACTTTTGCTGAATATAGCAGTATTCTCCTTCGACTCCCGGAACTATTATCTTATTCCAGTTGTCCAGATTATTACCATTTCCGCTTACATAATATACCAGTGTTCCTTCTGTGAGATAAGCTGCTACAGGGTAATCTTTTCCCGGGCCAGTACGAACTTTGACAGGAGCATTTTTGTCGTTTGCATACTTGAGTGTAATATAGCACGGCACAGGATCCGCCAGAGCTATGGATGCGTATGCGAAAACTGACATAATAACCAATACCAACGCAATTACACGATTCAGTATTCTTTTGTTCATGGAATCTAATCTCCTTATTGTATTGCTGTGATGATCATCTGAATTCAATTATATAAGCTTGTTTTCATCAGTCAATATTGTACGTACCATTTTTATAAAATAATATTATTTCTGTCAAATATTGGTAATAATTCTTTCCCTATATACTATCATGGTATCAATCAAATCACAGTCCACGCACAGGTCTTCTTCATTAACTGAAATAAAAACTGCCAATGGCATTCCTGAAATCAGAAGCCATTGACAGTCTCATTGGTTTACCGTTGTTGTTTTCAGAGCTTTTATTTTTTGTTGTTAATTGCTTTATAAAGAGCCAGCCTGGTCTTCGGTCCAACAATACCATCAGCTGTCAGGCCATGCGTTCTCTGGAAAGACCGAACTGCTTTATCTGTTTTTTCACCAAAGTCACCATCTACAGCAATATTATGACCCAGTGCTTTCAAATCCCCCTGAAGTATCCTGACCTTACTGCCTTTGCTGCCTTTTTTCAGATTCGTGGATCCATACCGATTGTTTGCATTACCCTGGTCTGTATCACTTTCTGTTGAAGGCTTCTGATTGGTAAGATACTTATTCTGAACATAACAATCTTCATCATCATATCCGGGGACACGTATCTTTTTCCACGAATCAAGGCTATTTCCGTTTCCGCTAATATAATAAACCTTTGTTCCAGCACTTAATTTACATACTATGCTGCAATCTTTTCCAGGACCAGAACGAACGTTAACAGGAGCATTTTTGTTATTTGCATGTTTTAAGGTGATATAGCATTCAACCTCAGCCATAGCCATAGCTGCATAAGCGAAAACAGAAATAATAACCAATACCATTGCAATAACACGATTGAGTGTTTTATTGTGCATGAAATCATTTCTCCTTAAATATTGCTGTGATGATCATCAGGAAATGATTATATACATCGCATTATGCCCGTCAATATTGTACGTACAAATTTTATAAAAATTAATTATACTGTTAAGATTTGGAAATGGGACATATGAAACCTAACAGAAGATAACTACAGTCTAGTAAACAATCTAAATCGCCGGATAACGCAATTGGATTGCATTATCCGGCGAAATCATGGCTTTTTATTTCAGTTCCTCCGGAAGGTCCTCCACGTCTATGACATTGAATCCGGCTTCTTTGAGCAGTCCGGCGAAGATGCCCTGTCCGGGGATCTTCCTGCCGGAGAAGCTGCCGTCATAGATCTCCTTTACGCCGCAGCTGGGACTGCGGGACTGGAGGATGATGAGGTCAGGTTTTTCCCGCATCGCGGTCTCCATTGCCTTTTCCGCGCCTTTCCGGAAGGCTTCGTCCACGGATTCGCCGTTCCGGTTCATCACCTTTCCGTTCACGATCTCTGCCGGGACCCGCGGGGTAGGCAGGCCGCCCAGTACCTCGGGGCAGACCGGGATCACCGTATGGCCTCCCAGCAGGCGGATCAGTTCCGGACTGAGATTGTTCCCGCCGTTATACTTGCAATTCTCGCCCAGCAGGCAGGCACTGACCATGATCTTCACGGCTTTTCCCTCCGTTTCTTCGGGTATTATACCATCCTTTTCCCCGGGCGGGAAACCGCGAAAGGAGAAATAGCCCCCTTTATCTCTCCCTTCCTGTTCTGTTTTCCGGCGTTTACGGATGCTATCATGGAACCACGGTAAGGGAAATACCCGAGCCGAATGATGAAAAGGAGGATCTGTAAAATGTATCGTTACAATTATATGGGTCCTCGTGGCCGCAGGACCGGACACGGAGGATTCCTTCCCGGATTTCTTCTGGGACTGGTAGGCCTGATGTTCGGAGGCTGGGTTGTCCTCGCCGTTCTTGGCGCGATCCTGGGTGTCTTCGCCATGGTTTTGGGCCCGATGATCGGCGTCTTCGCCAGCGGCGTTTCCTGGATCTTTCACACCGTCTTCTCCGGCAGCGGCTTTGCCCTGGGCATCGTCATCGGCCTGATCTGGTATTTCAGCAGAAAGAACCGGAACACTTCCTCCCGGAATGATGATGAAGACTATGATGAGGAAGAGTACACCGAAACGAGGCATTACAACAGCTACGGCGCCTGATGAAAGGAAGGTCTGTATGGCTGATATCAAGGTCTGCCCGGAATGCGGCAGTGAAGAGGTCATCGAGGGTTACCTCGTTTCCCACGGCACGGTCCGGTTTTATGAAACAGTGCCGACCTCGAAGATTCCCCGGAGCTCCGCCGTCCTGGCCTGCGCCTGCAGCCAGTGCGGAACGGTGTTTAACCTGAAGCTGGAAAACCCCGGCTTCCGGGAAAAGAAGAAACGGAAAGAATAATGAACTTCACACCGGCGGGAAAACCTGCCGGTGTGTTTTTTGTTTCAGTTACGTGAACTTTTGTATATATTTCTTTGAAAACAGCAAAAAGACATTGAAAATCAATCGATTCTGTGTAAAATGTATTTAGCGTATTTCGTTTTTGCAAGTTAACAGGTATTCCTTTTCACAGAAAGTGGTATCCCTCGTGGCATCCCATCTCATCATTTTCATATGGTTAGGGGACAGGTACATGTATAAGGACACAAGCACCAAAATGAAAAGGCTATCCATCGCGATCTGTGCTTTGGGGATGACCGTCAGCGTCATCATCGGGCTGTTCTATATCGGCCTTTCGGACGGAATCCATTCCGCCACCTGGAATGAGACCCTGGTCAACGGCATCTTCTTTATCATCGGCGGGGCCGTGATCTCCTGGCTGGTTTCCCTGCTGGTGTACGGCTGCGGCCAGATCCTGGGAGACTACCGGGAAATGAAGCAGAGCGAGGAGCAGCCCCGCAGGCGGGTCCTGGAACCCCAGCAGCGGGAGTTTGTGTAAAAGTGTAAAGTGAAACGACCGCCGGCGGCGGTCGTTTTTTCATGCTTATTTTTCCGTTTCCCCGGTGATGAAATACCGGACCAGTTTCATCACATTCCTCAGTTCCTTGATGTCCTTATCCGTATCCCCTGTTTCCAGGGAGTGGTTGGCACCTTCCGTTTCATACAGGACTATGCCCTGCTTTTTACAGTTCTCCCGGATCATATCCGTTTCCGCCCAGGGATCCGCGGTTCCGTGGAACACAATGGATTTCTGGCAGGCGTATTCAAAAGTAGCCTCCACCGGGGTATAAAGGACCTGGCGGCAGCTGACGCTGTGCTCTTTCGCGTACAGGGCGCCCACCACCGTGCCGACGCTCTTGCCGATAAAGAGGATATCGTCATATTTCTTCCAGTCGATATCCTTCAGGGCTTCCTCCGCCTGCTCCATGGCGATCTTTACACACTGGCGCTTCTTTTCCGGGTCGTCCCTGACCTTGTCCGGAAAACCGGTATAGGAAACAGGGATGGTCTCCCATCCGAGTTCCTTAAGCAGTTTCCTGCTGTAATAGAGAAGAGGTTTATCACAGGTATAGCCGATTCCGGGAAATAAGCAGGACAGGTGCTTCATGCTGTTCATCCCTTATATTTCAACATTTGTATGTTATCAGTATATGCAGCTTGTACGTACATTTCAAGAAGCAGTATGGGACAAACAGGAAAAAAACAGAAAATTCAAGGACAATATTTGCAATTCAGAATTATATGATCTCCAGCCAATCCCCGGGGATTCAGACAGGTGCGCTCCTTCCTGTGTCATTCTGAGCAAGCGAGCACAGCGAGCGCGTCGAAGAATCTCCTTCGGATTCAGAGCGAAACAACACACATGGGAATCATTCTGTAGCACACCCCGGTGTCATTCCGACCAAGCGTTAGCGCGTGGAGGAATCCCTTGATATATAGAGTAGCGCTCCGGACCGCGAACGTCAGGGACGGTTCTCGAGTTCCGGACAATCCGTAACGCGAAAAACGTCCCGTTTGTTCACTCATCAGTTTCGGATCACAGCAAGTCAGTCCGCAGGCATACAACCCCGGTGTCACCCCGAGCGCAGTCGAGAGATCTATCCCGGCCGCAGCCGTGTGACTGCGGGACAGAAGTAGTGTCATACGCAGTGTGACATTAGGTCTGTCCCTCTGTCACACTCCTAACTCCTACCTTTTTGCAGCCTTTTTCCTTCTGTGCCGCCGGATGAGATACCGGATCAGCAGGACCACCAGGAGGATGATCAGGAGCAGGATGCCCAGGCAGATGAAGAAGTAACGCTGGAGCAGCACGCCCAGCCAGGGCACCAGCAGGCCGGGCATGGGCTCGGAAACAATGTCCTTGTAGTAGAGCATCTTTGTTTCGTATTCAGCGGGAGCTTCCGCGCTGATGGTAACCAGGCGTGTGCCGTGTTCGTCTCCCCTGCCATAGTGATAGAAGCCCGCGCCGGCGGTGGTGATGAGGTCAACACCCTCATACGTGCCGCAGTAGTCGTTCAGGTGGTCATGGCCGAAGAAGGCGGCCTTCAGGCCCATGGTCTTCCAGGCGTCAAATTCCCCGCTGTCATAGTCGGAGGAGCAGGGGCCTTCTCCCAGGTGGCCGGCCCAGATATACTGTTCGTCCACGACATACCATTTGAACATGTTGGGGCCGTAGCAGGTGACAGCTCCGGCGGTTCCGAAGGGAACCTCTTTAATCATGTTGTATACCTGAGGAACAGGAATATGCTGGAAGGCATAGGACACCGGGTCTGAATACTTTGTCTTCAGATCATTCCAGGAGCGCAGCATCCAGTCGATCTGCTCTTCCTTCACGTAGTCATAGGTGCCCTTTCCTTCTTCCGCGTGATTGCCGCTGTCCAGGAACCAGAGAACGACGGGGCTCTGCGGATTCACCGGGTTTTCGATCAGCAGGTAATGGTTACCGCAGCCCGGCATCTCCTCCCCTTCCACGGTCAGGCAGCCCGGATACGACTGGTAGATCTTCAGCTGTTCCTCGTTGCTGATGCCGCATTCCTCATCATGGTTGCCGAAGACCAGGGCGAAGGGAATGTTCCGCTCCACCACCGGGGAAACCACCGCGTCAATGGCTTTCCGGACGTTTTCCTCTCCCCGGATCACACGGCCGTGGATCATATCTCCCAGGAAGATCACCAGGTCCGGTTTGGCAGTGTCCAGGGAGGCATTCAGCAGGGACAGCATGGCCTGCTGGGGGTTTTCGATGTCCTGGGTGTCGGCAACGATCAGGATGTTCAGCTGGTTATCCGCGCTGAACTGCACAGCAGGTTCCTCCGCGCAGGCCGGAGCCAGAACGGAAAGGAAAAGCCACAGGGTTATGATCAGCTTCGCGAAGCGGCGTGTAGTATTCATACAATCCCACCTTCGTTTATCCGTATCTTTCACTTGTTTCATGACGGATCTTTTTACCAGTATATGGAATATTACCATATACTTCAATAACCAGTATACACCATACGCGAAAAAAACAGGTTTTTCCCGTTTGTCCGGAAAACAACCCGTGATATTCATATTTGTTTCACGATTCCCTCACAAAGGCGGGATAGGATATGCTCAGAGAATCGTTTATATAAGCAGAGAAACCGGGAGGTGCATATAAATGTTCGCGCAGAAAATCAGGGAACTCAGGCAGTCCCGCGGATTGAGCGAGGCCGCCCTGGACGAGATTTTTGATCTCATGAGGGGTACCGTGGCCAACTGGGAACACGGTTTCGCCGTTCCGGATGAGGAACTGGTGGAGGACATCGCCGCCTATTTTGGGATAAAAGTATCGGAACTGGTGAGCTGAACCTGAATGGGATTCAGGTTCAGCCAATGAATTATTTCAAAACATTTCATTTCTTTGAAATATGAATTATCGGCCATAAGGCCGATATGAATTATTGGACTGCGTCCAATATGAATTATTTGTCTTCGACAAATATGATATTTACTTTTGACGGAGCAGCATTCCCCGTGTCATCCTGGGGTTCGGAGCGCCCGGGGAAAGAGCCAGTGTCTCTTTCTCAGTGGAGAACGGGCTGCAGCCCCGGGCCATGCAGTGTGGGCCCCAGGGACGGTTCCGCCGGCCCATGTGGTACATAGGGCCGACGGAACCGTCCCTATGGCCCATCGTCTAATGCTAGTTTCTTGGAACTTCTTCTATCCATGAATTATATATATCCAATAATCTCGTTTTTTTCCTTTCCCGCAATGACTTACTGCAGCAATTCATAGCAATTAATCGGGGATCCATAAAAACCCCGTTTCTAAAGCCAACCAATACAGGTTTTTTGACAGATATGAGATTTTTCGGTTTTGTATAATATCCCCATGATATACCATTATGATAATGTATAAAGACTTTAGCAAAATAAAAAGCTATATCAACTGCTAATGCATATGTCATAACAGTAAACTTCCAGTCAACTTTCCGAATTTCCTTTCGCATCCATTCCGGTCTGCCGACCATTTCGGCTTCCATTTCTTCTTCGGTTTTTTTCTCTGTCTGTATATTGTTTTCAAACCATCTCCACAAAGGAATAAAAGACTCAGGCGTTCCATCAAGTTTAACCTCAGGCGAACCACTATCAGCAATATAGTGTTGCAGCTGATTGATTCGTATATCACTTTGAGAAACATACCAATCAAAATATTGTTTTACTTCTTCTTTATTGAATTCATCAAAACCTTTGGTTTTTGGTATTGGCGAAATCATCAGCGGATAATTATCATTCACGTTCATTATTCTTGTCCTTCCTGATCTGCACCTTACACCCCAGCAACTATAATGTCGATCTGCACACAGTATAACATCTATTTTGCCTTTTAGGCCATCAACCCGCCGCATAAAAAAGGAGGGCAGATGTTCTGCCCTCCCGCCCTTCAGAGGATTAATCCTCTTTGGGCTCTTCGGTGGTGTCTTCCGCGGGAACCTCATTCGGTTCCGGAGCGGTTTCTTCCGTTTCGGGTTCAGCCTTCACAGCCTCGTCCTTCACGGTTTCCTTTTCTTCTTCCTGCGCGGCCTTGCCGATCAGTCCGCCGGTGGTCACGTCACGGATGGCCTTGGGGATATCCAGGCCGACGGCTTCCTTCACAGCCTCAAAGGTCTGCAACATGGTGCCGGCGGTATCCCGGGCCATGGAAGTGGCTCCGCCTTCGCCGAAGAGGATGATCTTTTCGGTCTTGCTCAGGGGCTCGGACACAGCGCGGGCGATGTCAGGCAGCTTTTCGGTAACCATCTGCATCATGGCAGCCTGGCCGTAAAGCTTCATGGCTTCCGCCTTCCGCCGCATGGCTTCTGCTTCCGCTTCACCCTTCATCCGGATGGCTTCCGCTTCCTTCTGGGCGGCATACAGGGCGGCATCCGCTTCCGCCTGCTTGCGGTATTTCTCCGCCTCGGCTTCGGCAATGGCGCGGTCCTTTTCGGCCTTCGCCTTTTCACGGATCTCCACGTTCAGCTTTTCACGCTCGATCTCAACAGCCTGCCGCTTCAGTTCCGTTTCCTTTTCCAGGCGGGTCATTTCAGCAGCCGCGTGCTCAGTGGCAAAGGTCTTGTTGATACGTTCCTGTTCAATCTTATAGGCCATTTCAGCCTTGGCGCGGGCCTCTTCCGTTTCCTGCTTGAAGGCGGCTTTCTGAACCTCCAGGTCACGGTTCTGGCGGGCGATTTCGGCTTCAGCCTGCATCTCGGCAAACTTGGATTCCTTTTCGGCAGCAGCTTCCGCGATGCGCTTGTCCTGTTCCTTCTCAGCCACATTGCGGGCAGCCATCGTGTCGATGACGTTGCCGTCCTTGTCAGAGAAGTTCTGGATCGTCAGGTTGATGATCTCCAGGCCCATGTTGGCCATGTCAGCCATAGCGGCCTTGATGGATTCCTGGGCGAACTTGTCACGGTTCTGCACCAGTTCGGCAATGGTCATCTGGCCGATGATCTCACGCATGTTGCCTTCCAGGACGTCCTTGGCCAGGGCTTTGATCTGCTCACCGTTATAGTGGAGCAGCTGCTCGGCCGCGGTTGCGATGGACAGGTCGTCGGATCCGATCTTGATGTTGGCCACAGCGTCCACCAGCACGGAAATATATTCCTTAGTGGGTACGGGCTGGGCCGTGCGGATGTCAACCTGGTTCAGGCACATATCCAGCTGGTCGATCCGCTCAATGGCGGGTACGTAGAAGGTGGCACCGCCGCGAATGATCCGGTAGCCGAACTTCTTGACAGAAGTGGTTCCGTCAGGATTGCGTACTTTGTAGCTCCTGCGGAACAGGCCGGAAATGATCAGGGCAGTGTCCGGCGGTGCGATCCTGTAGCGGGGGAAGAATTTCAGGATAATGATGAGTACAGCCAGGGCAATGAGGATCCAGTGCCAGCTGTTCTGGAGAAAAGTGAGGATGGCGTCCATTGGGGTGTCTCCTTTCATTAATCTCGGTCGGTTTCGGTTGAATCAGGATTGCTTCATCCGCCGCCTTCGGGAAAAGAATATCACACAGAGTCCCGGAAATACATCGTTCAAAACGGAAAATATACATTTTTATTCTTCGGACCGGCGAAATATATGTGCCGTGATTTTTCGGTTTGGATGGCGGGAACCCATACCGGCAGTATAGCTTGCGAAGAGAACGTGCCGGATGGTAAAATCAAAAAGAACGAAAGAATCAACTGATATTGTATTGGAGACAAGCATGGAAACGATCGCCGGTGAATGGTTCATGAAAGGCTGCAGGCGCACGGACAAGGACTGCCTGCATTCTCCGGAGGATCTCCTGGCCCTGGTGCAGGAGATCGGTTTTCTGCCGCTGTTTTCCAATGACATTCCCGGTTTCTCCGTGGAAGAACGTACCCCGGCGGAAGACTGGTGGGCCGGTTCCCCGGCCACGGATCCCTGGGCCTGGCGGCAGGTGCTGGCTCCGTGTGAAACCATCGCCTACGGCAAGTTCTTTGATAAGAAAGCTGGTTTTGTTTCCAAAGAGTGGTTCCCCTGCTTTGCAAACTGGCGCAGGGACGGTTATGATTATGAAGGCCTGTATGAAGACGGGAAGATGACCAGCCGCTGCAAGCGGATTCTGGACATCCTGGAGCTGAACGAAAACGCCGAAGGCCTGGGCCTGCTTTCCTGCGAGATCAAAAGGCGCGCCGCCCTGGAGAAAGGCTTTGAAGGCGCCCTGACCGACCTGCAGATGAAATCCTTCCTGATCATGAGCGATTTCCGGCAGCGGCGGAACAAGCGCGGCGAAAGCTACGGCTGGCACGTGGCAGAGCTGATGACCCCGGAAACCAAATGGGGCTATGACGCCGTAAACAGCTGCAGCGAAAAGCCGGAAGCTTCCCGGG of Aristaeella lactis contains these proteins:
- a CDS encoding DUF523 domain-containing protein, which produces MKIMVSACLLGENCKYNGGNNLSPELIRLLGGHTVIPVCPEVLGGLPTPRVPAEIVNGKVMNRNGESVDEAFRKGAEKAMETAMREKPDLIILQSRSPSCGVKEIYDGSFSGRKIPGQGIFAGLLKEAGFNVIDVEDLPEELK
- a CDS encoding peptidoglycan-binding domain-containing protein; this translates as MNKRILNRVIALVLVIMSVFAYASIALADPVPCYITLKYANDKNAPVKVRTGPGKDYPVAAYLTEGTLVYYVSGNGNNLDNWNKIIVPGVEGEYCYIQQKYLTDKKPSTPSEPEQGSANARYGSKNLKKGSKGSKVRVLQQDLKSLGYNIAVDGDFGAKTEKAVKAFQKAHKLTADGIVGPKTRLELYMAIKYR
- a CDS encoding peptidoglycan-binding protein, which codes for MHNKTLNRVIAMVLVIISVFAYAAMAMAEVECYITLKHANNKNAPVNVRSGPGKDCSIVCKLSAGTKVYYISGNGNSLDSWKKIRVPGYDDEDCYVQNKYLTNQKPSTESDTDQGNANNRYGSTNLKKGSKGSKVRILQGDLKALGHNIAVDGDFGEKTDKAVRSFQRTHGLTADGIVGPKTRLALYKAINNKK
- a CDS encoding alpha/beta hydrolase, which produces MKHLSCLFPGIGYTCDKPLLYYSRKLLKELGWETIPVSYTGFPDKVRDDPEKKRQCVKIAMEQAEEALKDIDWKKYDDILFIGKSVGTVVGALYAKEHSVSCRQVLYTPVEATFEYACQKSIVFHGTADPWAETDMIRENCKKQGIVLYETEGANHSLETGDTDKDIKELRNVMKLVRYFITGETEK
- a CDS encoding helix-turn-helix domain-containing protein; protein product: MFAQKIRELRQSRGLSEAALDEIFDLMRGTVANWEHGFAVPDEELVEDIAAYFGIKVSELVS
- a CDS encoding flotillin family protein; protein product: MDAILTFLQNSWHWILIALAVLIIILKFFPRYRIAPPDTALIISGLFRRSYKVRNPDGTTSVKKFGYRIIRGGATFYVPAIERIDQLDMCLNQVDIRTAQPVPTKEYISVLVDAVANIKIGSDDLSIATAAEQLLHYNGEQIKALAKDVLEGNMREIIGQMTIAELVQNRDKFAQESIKAAMADMANMGLEIINLTIQNFSDKDGNVIDTMAARNVAEKEQDKRIAEAAAEKESKFAEMQAEAEIARQNRDLEVQKAAFKQETEEARAKAEMAYKIEQERINKTFATEHAAAEMTRLEKETELKRQAVEIEREKLNVEIREKAKAEKDRAIAEAEAEKYRKQAEADAALYAAQKEAEAIRMKGEAEAEAMRRKAEAMKLYGQAAMMQMVTEKLPDIARAVSEPLSKTEKIILFGEGGATSMARDTAGTMLQTFEAVKEAVGLDIPKAIRDVTTGGLIGKAAQEEEKETVKDEAVKAEPETEETAPEPNEVPAEDTTEEPKED
- a CDS encoding AlkZ-related protein; translated protein: METIAGEWFMKGCRRTDKDCLHSPEDLLALVQEIGFLPLFSNDIPGFSVEERTPAEDWWAGSPATDPWAWRQVLAPCETIAYGKFFDKKAGFVSKEWFPCFANWRRDGYDYEGLYEDGKMTSRCKRILDILELNENAEGLGLLSCEIKRRAALEKGFEGALTDLQMKSFLIMSDFRQRRNKRGESYGWHVAELMTPETKWGYDAVNSCSEKPEASRDRIAVQIRKHFPKATDRALRKVLGI
- a CDS encoding metallophosphoesterase family protein; this encodes MNTTRRFAKLIITLWLFLSVLAPACAEEPAVQFSADNQLNILIVADTQDIENPQQAMLSLLNASLDTAKPDLVIFLGDMIHGRVIRGEENVRKAIDAVVSPVVERNIPFALVFGNHDEECGISNEEQLKIYQSYPGCLTVEGEEMPGCGNHYLLIENPVNPQSPVVLWFLDSGNHAEEGKGTYDYVKEEQIDWMLRSWNDLKTKYSDPVSYAFQHIPVPQVYNMIKEVPFGTAGAVTCYGPNMFKWYVVDEQYIWAGHLGEGPCSSDYDSGEFDAWKTMGLKAAFFGHDHLNDYCGTYEGVDLITTAGAGFYHYGRGDEHGTRLVTISAEAPAEYETKMLYYKDIVSEPMPGLLVPWLGVLLQRYFFICLGILLLIILLVVLLIRYLIRRHRRKKAAKR